A window of Lacibacter sediminis contains these coding sequences:
- the atpA gene encoding F0F1 ATP synthase subunit alpha has product MADIKPDEISAILRQQLSNFNVGADLEEVGTVLQVGDGIARVYGLNNVRYGELVEFDNGVRAIALNLEEDNVGVVLMGEGKGIKESSTVRRTGQIASIKVGEGMSGRVINVLGEPIDGKGPLTGELYEMPLERKAPGVIFREPVKEPLQTGIKAIDAMIPIGRGQRELIIGDRQTGKTAIAVDTIINQKEFYEAGKPVYCIYVAIGQKASTIAGVMKTLEDNGAMKYTTIVAASASDPAPQQFYAPYAGAAIGEFFRDTGRPALIIYDDLSKQAVAYREVSLLLKRPPGREAYPGDVFYLHSRLLERAAKVIGDDSVAKNMNDVPDSIKHLVKGGGSLTALPIIETQAGDVSAYIPTNVISITDGQIFLEGNLFNAGIRPAINVGISVSRVGGNAQIKSMKKVAGTLKLDQALYRELEAFSKFGGDMDAATKSVIDKGGRNVEILKQAQYSPYKVENQIAIIYLGTNGLLNNVPVRKIKEFEEHFLHEMETKLPDVLAEFKKGALPEDGIKKMVEMANGLIAQYKA; this is encoded by the coding sequence CCGTGTATATGGATTGAACAACGTTCGCTACGGTGAACTGGTAGAGTTCGACAATGGTGTTCGTGCCATTGCCCTTAACCTTGAAGAAGATAACGTGGGTGTGGTATTGATGGGTGAAGGAAAAGGCATCAAAGAAAGTTCTACTGTACGTCGTACAGGTCAGATCGCCTCTATCAAAGTAGGTGAAGGCATGAGCGGCCGTGTTATCAACGTATTGGGTGAACCAATCGATGGTAAAGGACCTCTCACCGGTGAATTGTATGAAATGCCATTGGAGCGTAAAGCACCTGGTGTAATCTTCCGTGAGCCGGTTAAAGAACCGCTGCAAACGGGTATCAAAGCTATCGATGCGATGATTCCAATCGGTCGTGGCCAACGTGAGTTGATCATTGGTGACCGTCAGACTGGTAAAACAGCCATTGCAGTTGATACCATCATCAACCAAAAAGAATTCTACGAAGCAGGCAAGCCTGTATATTGTATATATGTTGCGATCGGTCAAAAAGCATCAACTATCGCCGGTGTTATGAAAACATTGGAAGATAACGGTGCCATGAAGTACACAACAATTGTTGCCGCTTCTGCAAGTGATCCGGCTCCTCAACAGTTCTATGCTCCTTACGCTGGGGCTGCTATTGGTGAGTTCTTCCGTGATACCGGCCGTCCTGCATTGATCATTTATGATGATCTTTCTAAACAGGCCGTAGCTTATCGTGAAGTATCATTGTTGCTGAAACGTCCTCCGGGTCGTGAAGCATATCCTGGTGACGTATTCTATCTCCATAGTCGCTTGCTTGAGCGTGCAGCAAAAGTAATTGGTGATGATAGTGTAGCTAAGAACATGAACGATGTACCTGACAGCATCAAGCATTTGGTAAAAGGCGGTGGTTCATTAACTGCATTGCCGATCATTGAAACACAAGCTGGTGACGTATCTGCATACATCCCTACAAACGTGATCTCAATTACTGATGGTCAGATCTTCTTAGAAGGTAACTTGTTTAACGCAGGTATCCGTCCGGCGATCAACGTTGGTATCTCTGTAAGCCGTGTGGGTGGTAACGCACAGATCAAATCAATGAAGAAAGTTGCTGGTACGTTGAAACTGGATCAGGCTCTTTACCGTGAGTTGGAAGCCTTCTCTAAGTTTGGTGGTGATATGGATGCTGCTACAAAATCTGTAATTGATAAAGGTGGACGTAACGTAGAAATCCTGAAGCAGGCACAATACTCTCCATACAAAGTAGAAAATCAAATTGCGATCATCTACTTAGGTACAAATGGTTTATTAAACAATGTTCCTGTACGTAAGATCAAGGAATTTGAAGAACATTTCTTACATGAAATGGAAACCAAATTACCTGATGTATTGGCTGAGTTTAAGAAAGGTGCATTGCCTGAAGATGGTATCAAGAAGATGGTTGAAATGGCCAACGGATTGATCGCTCAGTACAAAGCATAA
- a CDS encoding vanadium-dependent haloperoxidase, whose protein sequence is MKKKILYASLFTSLTFFHYSCQKEISVSGKETSSAIAVRNSDQGHLQQTKTFSSDVAIKWMNMQVWQMYKYPGIIGNVAYSRHYAYCGIALYEAVVPGMPAYQSIAPQLNGLTDLPKTKPGAGYHWAASANAALAYMNKKLFPAATAENKAAMDELEATIQAQYSSETDAAIIERSVAFGKAVAEAVFNWSQTDGHQNINNPYTAPAGKSGGIYWTAPNPMPVHSLPYIGNLRRMVSNSGEGAELPPPPYDELEAMTVEVINAKPAPGTNEFKMAFWWRDFPGTSTPGHYISILRQALQKKQASLDVAALAYALGGIIDVDITISTWQDKYKYLLARPFNYDDVIGQPFTALLGAPHPEYPAGHATLSAANAEAMTAIFGDSFAFTDSTFYIYETTNPVGSKQPPRSFGSFREAGEEAGWSRLYGGIHYRISIERGFWQGRKVANNIISSLKFLKE, encoded by the coding sequence ATGAAAAAGAAAATTCTCTACGCATCGCTGTTTACATCGCTAACATTTTTTCATTACTCCTGCCAGAAAGAAATTTCTGTTTCAGGTAAAGAAACTTCATCTGCAATTGCTGTAAGAAACAGTGATCAGGGACACTTGCAACAAACGAAAACATTTTCTTCTGATGTAGCCATCAAATGGATGAACATGCAGGTATGGCAGATGTATAAGTATCCGGGCATTATTGGTAATGTAGCTTACTCTCGACACTATGCTTACTGTGGTATTGCTTTATATGAAGCAGTTGTACCAGGCATGCCTGCTTACCAATCCATCGCTCCACAATTGAACGGACTAACCGATTTGCCTAAAACAAAACCCGGCGCAGGCTATCATTGGGCTGCGAGTGCCAATGCTGCATTAGCTTACATGAATAAAAAACTTTTTCCTGCTGCCACTGCTGAAAATAAAGCTGCAATGGATGAACTGGAAGCAACCATACAGGCTCAATACAGTAGCGAAACAGATGCTGCCATCATCGAACGATCTGTTGCATTTGGCAAAGCAGTCGCCGAAGCTGTTTTTAACTGGTCTCAAACTGATGGCCATCAAAACATCAATAATCCGTACACTGCACCTGCAGGCAAAAGTGGCGGAATTTATTGGACGGCGCCCAACCCAATGCCGGTGCATAGTTTACCTTATATTGGAAATCTTCGTCGTATGGTTTCCAATAGTGGAGAAGGTGCAGAACTCCCTCCCCCACCATATGATGAACTCGAAGCAATGACAGTTGAAGTGATCAATGCAAAACCTGCACCCGGTACAAATGAATTTAAAATGGCATTTTGGTGGAGAGATTTCCCAGGCACAAGTACTCCCGGACATTATATAAGTATTTTAAGACAAGCGCTGCAAAAGAAACAAGCAAGTCTTGATGTCGCAGCACTTGCATATGCTTTAGGTGGAATTATTGATGTTGATATTACCATCAGTACCTGGCAAGACAAATACAAATACCTGCTGGCACGACCTTTTAATTACGATGATGTGATTGGTCAACCATTTACAGCACTCTTAGGTGCGCCACATCCTGAATATCCCGCCGGTCATGCAACCTTATCCGCTGCGAATGCAGAAGCTATGACTGCCATCTTTGGAGATAGCTTTGCCTTTACTGACAGCACATTCTATATTTACGAAACCACCAATCCTGTAGGAAGCAAACAACCTCCACGCTCATTCGGCTCTTTTCGTGAAGCAGGTGAAGAAGCCGGTTGGTCAAGATTGTACGGAGGTATTCACTACCGCATTTCAATTGAAAGAGGATTCTGGCAAGGAAGAAAAGTAGCCAATAACATTATCTCTTCTCTGAAATTTCTCAAAGAATGA
- a CDS encoding sensor histidine kinase, translating to MNSFLYNEFIFSSRYRIWRHLLYWTFHVAIWAAFWVVMGVPLSYGRQLLNMVMWVPAFILFGYPLVYGAIPHLLLKGRVWQFFLFVLLWGVVGLYIDAGYRSYVLIPAQEAMGLDNILPRGPLAFCYLCMTTSAASPMVIKFFKLWTIKQREWIRAQQEKTTAELQLLKAQVHPHFLFNTLNNIYSFSLDNSPKTPGLILKLSSLLSYMLYDCKTDEVRLEKEIDIMKNYIDLERERYGNKIEISWSVEGEIKDKLIAPLLLLPFLENAFKHGVSEQIEKPWLGVDISVQQGTLRCKIANSKNEYVPESDKGIGIDNVKKRLAFIYPGKHELKINDEGSFFVVSMMVVLVDELPAASFSPASMFISQPTQHETSVPAYR from the coding sequence ATGAACTCATTTTTATATAACGAATTTATTTTTTCTTCCCGCTATCGTATATGGCGGCACTTGCTTTATTGGACATTTCATGTCGCAATATGGGCTGCGTTTTGGGTAGTGATGGGAGTCCCGCTTTCATATGGCCGGCAGCTGCTCAATATGGTCATGTGGGTACCTGCGTTCATTTTATTTGGTTATCCGCTGGTGTATGGAGCTATTCCGCATCTTTTACTAAAAGGAAGAGTGTGGCAGTTTTTTCTGTTTGTATTGTTATGGGGAGTGGTTGGCCTTTATATTGATGCGGGGTACAGAAGCTATGTGTTAATTCCAGCGCAGGAAGCAATGGGGTTAGATAATATTCTGCCGAGAGGGCCACTTGCTTTTTGTTACCTGTGTATGACCACTTCCGCAGCAAGTCCAATGGTCATTAAATTCTTTAAGCTTTGGACAATTAAACAAAGAGAATGGATTCGTGCGCAACAGGAAAAAACGACTGCTGAATTGCAGTTGTTAAAAGCACAGGTGCATCCGCATTTTTTATTTAACACGCTCAACAACATCTATTCTTTTTCACTCGACAATTCACCCAAAACACCCGGCCTTATTTTAAAGTTGTCATCGTTGCTGAGCTATATGTTATACGATTGTAAAACAGATGAAGTGCGGCTCGAAAAAGAAATCGACATCATGAAAAATTATATCGACCTGGAGCGGGAGCGATATGGCAATAAGATTGAAATATCGTGGAGTGTGGAAGGAGAGATAAAAGATAAGTTGATTGCTCCATTACTGTTACTGCCGTTTCTGGAAAATGCATTTAAACATGGTGTATCAGAGCAGATAGAAAAACCATGGCTTGGCGTTGATATATCGGTACAACAAGGAACACTCCGTTGTAAAATTGCCAATAGCAAAAATGAATATGTGCCGGAAAGCGATAAAGGCATTGGTATCGACAATGTGAAGAAGCGGCTTGCATTTATTTATCCCGGTAAGCATGAGTTGAAAATTAATGATGAAGGAAGTTTTTTTGTGGTATCGATGATGGTGGTCCTGGTTGATGAACTTCCTGCTGCGAGTTTTTCACCTGCTTCCATGTTCATCTCACAACCCACACAGCATGAAACTTCGGTGCCTGCTTATAGATGA
- a CDS encoding LytR/AlgR family response regulator transcription factor — protein MKLRCLLIDDEPPALKVLANYISAINGLEIVGQCRNAIEALGILQQKTVDVIFLDIKMPRILGTEFLKNLSHPPKVIFVTAYREYAVDGFELDAVDYLVKPVSFERFFKAITKLNRMIGQDISTVTTSETTNSAAFVYLKVDKDMKKIFVNEIDYIESWKDYVKVFLSDGKHFLVKQSISAMENLLSEHKFMRVHRSYMVSLSKIAGYNGLSVQLAQKEIPIGRLYKQTVMERLQLK, from the coding sequence ATGAAACTTCGGTGCCTGCTTATAGATGATGAACCGCCTGCATTAAAAGTATTGGCAAATTATATCTCTGCCATTAATGGTCTTGAGATTGTGGGTCAGTGCCGCAATGCGATTGAAGCATTGGGCATACTACAGCAAAAAACTGTTGATGTTATTTTCCTTGATATTAAAATGCCACGCATACTTGGCACAGAGTTTTTGAAAAATCTTTCACATCCTCCTAAGGTGATCTTTGTGACTGCTTACAGGGAGTATGCAGTTGATGGGTTTGAATTAGATGCAGTTGATTACCTGGTGAAGCCGGTTTCGTTTGAACGTTTTTTTAAAGCAATCACTAAGCTCAACAGAATGATCGGACAGGATATATCTACGGTAACAACAAGCGAAACAACTAATTCGGCTGCGTTTGTTTATTTGAAAGTAGATAAGGATATGAAGAAGATCTTTGTGAATGAGATCGATTACATCGAAAGCTGGAAAGATTATGTGAAGGTTTTTTTGAGTGATGGCAAACACTTTCTTGTAAAGCAATCGATCTCTGCTATGGAAAACTTATTATCAGAACATAAGTTTATGCGGGTGCATCGTTCTTATATGGTATCGTTGAGTAAAATAGCCGGCTATAATGGATTGTCGGTTCAGCTGGCACAAAAAGAAATTCCTATTGGCCGGCTGTATAAGCAAACTGTAATGGAGCGCTTGCAACTGAAGTAG
- a CDS encoding GNAT family N-acetyltransferase: MALKQIDFGTAEHRQMINLRYEILRKPLGLNFTPEELEKEKNDILIAAFEEEKMLGCCFLTHIDNATIRLRQMAVQNNLQGKGIGASLMNFAENIARDRGYKTMMMHSRKTTCHFFEKQGYKIEGDEFIQLTIPHFKMIKKLR, translated from the coding sequence ATGGCGCTTAAACAAATTGACTTTGGAACGGCTGAGCATCGGCAAATGATCAACCTGCGGTATGAAATACTTCGCAAACCGCTTGGGCTGAACTTTACACCGGAAGAACTGGAAAAAGAAAAAAACGACATCTTAATTGCAGCATTTGAAGAAGAGAAAATGCTCGGCTGCTGTTTTCTTACACATATTGATAACGCCACTATAAGGCTTCGCCAAATGGCCGTGCAAAATAACCTGCAGGGCAAAGGCATTGGTGCGTCTCTCATGAATTTTGCCGAAAATATTGCACGTGACCGTGGATATAAAACGATGATGATGCACTCCCGAAAAACAACCTGTCATTTTTTTGAGAAGCAGGGTTACAAAATTGAAGGCGATGAGTTTATACAGTTAACGATCCCTCATTTTAAGATGATAAAAAAGTTGCGGTGA
- a CDS encoding acyl carrier protein, producing MSDIAARVKKIIVDKLGVEESEVNPEASFTNDLGADSLDTVELIMEFEKEFNISIPDEQAETITTVGQAVTYLEEHAK from the coding sequence ATGTCAGACATCGCAGCAAGAGTAAAAAAAATCATCGTTGACAAGTTAGGTGTTGAAGAGTCAGAAGTGAATCCTGAAGCTTCTTTTACCAATGATCTGGGAGCTGATTCGTTAGACACAGTTGAACTGATCATGGAATTTGAAAAAGAGTTCAACATCTCTATCCCCGATGAGCAAGCTGAAACCATCACAACTGTTGGTCAGGCAGTAACTTATTTAGAAGAACACGCTAAGTAA
- the fabF gene encoding beta-ketoacyl-ACP synthase II — translation MELKRVVVTGIGALTPLGKTLDEYWDGLTNGVSGADFIKQFDCSKFKTRFACEVKDFDPTTYLDRKEARKIDRFTQFALVVSDQAVQDAGINKDNVDVDRVGVIFASGIGGLITFQEEVVNFANGDGTPRFNPFFIPKMILDIAAGQISMRHGFRGPNFAVVSACASSTNAIIDAYDNIRLGKADIVLTGGSEAVVSAAGVGGFNAMKALSERNDDPKTASRPFDKDRDGFVMGEGAGMLVLESLEHALKRGAKIYCEIAGGGATADAHHITAPHPEGLGAKNVMSAALRDAGLQASDIDYINVHGTSTPLGDIAETKAIMSVFGDHAYNLNISSTKSMTGHCLGAAGALEAIACVMSVVHDIVPPTINHFTDDPELDPKLNFTFNKAQKRTVRAALSNTFGFGGHNASVIVKKYS, via the coding sequence ATGGAGCTCAAACGAGTAGTAGTTACCGGAATTGGTGCCCTTACACCATTGGGCAAAACTCTCGATGAATATTGGGATGGTTTAACCAATGGTGTATCCGGTGCTGATTTCATCAAGCAATTTGATTGTTCGAAGTTCAAAACACGTTTTGCCTGCGAGGTGAAAGATTTTGATCCCACAACTTATCTTGATAGAAAAGAAGCAAGGAAGATCGACCGATTTACGCAGTTTGCCCTGGTTGTTAGCGACCAGGCAGTGCAAGATGCGGGCATCAACAAAGACAATGTTGATGTAGACAGAGTAGGTGTGATCTTTGCCAGCGGTATTGGCGGCCTCATTACTTTCCAGGAAGAGGTGGTCAACTTTGCTAATGGTGATGGAACTCCCCGTTTCAATCCCTTCTTCATCCCTAAGATGATCCTGGATATAGCAGCCGGACAAATTTCTATGCGTCATGGTTTCCGTGGTCCAAACTTCGCTGTTGTATCAGCATGTGCATCTTCAACCAATGCTATTATTGATGCTTATGATAATATCCGCTTGGGAAAAGCTGATATTGTTTTAACAGGCGGTAGTGAAGCAGTTGTAAGTGCAGCAGGTGTTGGTGGATTTAATGCCATGAAAGCTTTGAGCGAACGCAACGATGATCCCAAAACAGCCAGCCGTCCGTTTGATAAAGATCGTGATGGTTTTGTTATGGGCGAAGGTGCAGGTATGCTTGTACTTGAAAGTCTTGAACATGCATTAAAGCGTGGTGCAAAAATTTACTGCGAAATTGCTGGTGGTGGTGCCACTGCCGATGCACATCATATCACAGCCCCTCACCCCGAAGGGCTTGGTGCAAAAAATGTAATGAGTGCTGCATTGAGAGATGCAGGTTTGCAGGCGTCTGATATCGATTATATTAACGTACACGGTACATCTACACCGCTTGGTGATATTGCTGAAACCAAAGCCATCATGAGTGTATTTGGTGATCATGCATACAATCTCAACATCAGCTCTACCAAATCAATGACAGGTCACTGTTTGGGTGCGGCAGGTGCTTTGGAAGCCATTGCCTGTGTAATGAGTGTGGTGCACGATATTGTGCCTCCCACCATTAACCACTTTACGGATGATCCTGAACTTGATCCTAAACTGAACTTCACGTTTAATAAAGCACAGAAACGTACTGTACGTGCTGCTTTAAGTAACACGTTTGGCTTTGGTGGACATAATGCTTCAGTGATTGTAAAGAAATATTCCTGA
- the rnc gene encoding ribonuclease III, with amino-acid sequence MVRNFVRQILPAKNKFESNLRNILGYSPGDLKLYKTALSHRSIKEGSDQNNERLEFLGDAVLSAVVADYLFKKYPYKGEGFLTEMRSKMVNRATLNDIAVRMGLKKVTLYNKGDNSLKISQIFGNTLEALLGAIYLDLGYKKTQRWIVKNVIVPYLFMEDLEALEINHKNKLYGWANKNGKALDFETLDERLENGRRLFTIGAVVDGEVIAEGKAFNKKDASQIAAQSAVEKLGII; translated from the coding sequence ATGGTGCGGAACTTCGTCCGGCAAATATTACCTGCTAAGAATAAGTTTGAAAGTAACCTTCGGAATATACTCGGTTATAGTCCGGGCGACCTTAAGCTTTACAAAACCGCACTAAGCCATCGTTCCATTAAAGAAGGTAGTGATCAGAACAATGAACGCCTGGAGTTTTTAGGCGATGCTGTATTGAGTGCAGTAGTGGCTGATTATCTCTTCAAGAAATATCCCTACAAAGGAGAAGGCTTTTTAACGGAGATGCGCAGCAAAATGGTGAACCGTGCTACGCTCAATGATATTGCTGTGCGGATGGGTTTAAAAAAAGTAACGCTTTACAACAAAGGCGATAACTCACTGAAAATATCGCAGATATTCGGCAATACACTTGAAGCATTACTTGGAGCTATTTATCTTGATCTTGGGTATAAAAAAACACAACGCTGGATCGTAAAGAATGTGATCGTTCCCTATTTGTTCATGGAAGATCTTGAAGCGCTTGAGATCAATCACAAGAACAAACTCTATGGCTGGGCCAACAAAAATGGCAAGGCACTTGATTTTGAAACATTAGATGAGCGATTGGAAAATGGCCGTCGTTTGTTTACGATTGGTGCTGTGGTTGATGGTGAGGTAATTGCTGAAGGCAAAGCATTCAATAAAAAAGATGCCAGCCAGATAGCTGCACAATCAGCTGTAGAAAAGTTGGGTATCATCTGA
- a CDS encoding GIY-YIG nuclease family protein has product MKNGDSTFYVYVLQSLKDFSFYIGQCDDLLDKRMSKNTDGFSKYTASKRPLRLVYFELVTSRSEALKREKQIKKMKSKIYIENLIKNWKK; this is encoded by the coding sequence ATGAAAAATGGCGATTCAACTTTTTATGTCTACGTCCTTCAAAGCTTGAAGGACTTTTCTTTTTACATTGGTCAATGTGATGATCTTCTTGATAAACGTATGTCCAAGAATACTGACGGATTTAGTAAGTACACCGCCTCCAAAAGACCCTTACGTTTAGTTTATTTCGAATTAGTTACTTCAAGAAGTGAAGCATTAAAAAGGGAAAAGCAAATCAAGAAGATGAAGAGTAAAATTTATATTGAAAATCTAATAAAGAATTGGAAAAAATAA
- a CDS encoding TatD family hydrolase, whose protein sequence is MEMIDTHTHLYLEDFQVDIEDVLGRAKAEGVTRFYLPNVDSSSIDDLLKLEEKHPECIAMMGLHPCSVKENVADELKLVENWLGKRPFAAVGEIGLDYYWDKTFVTEQKDAFRKQINWALELNLPIVIHSRDSMQDCIDIVKEHQTGTLRGIFHCFGGSLDEAKQIMDLGFLMGIGGVVTYKKSGLAEVLPSIPLEYLVLETDAPYLTPVPFRGKRNEPSYLKYVVTKMAEAMNISVEEIAAQTTSNAQKLFGS, encoded by the coding sequence ATGGAGATGATTGATACACATACCCACCTCTATCTCGAAGATTTTCAGGTAGATATTGAAGATGTTTTAGGTCGGGCCAAGGCAGAAGGGGTCACCCGTTTCTACCTGCCCAATGTAGATAGCAGCTCGATTGATGATCTTTTGAAACTGGAGGAAAAACACCCTGAATGTATTGCGATGATGGGGCTTCACCCCTGTTCAGTTAAAGAAAACGTAGCCGATGAACTGAAACTCGTAGAAAATTGGCTCGGAAAACGACCCTTTGCTGCCGTGGGTGAAATCGGGTTGGATTATTACTGGGACAAGACATTTGTTACCGAACAGAAAGATGCATTTCGCAAACAGATCAACTGGGCATTGGAGTTAAACCTCCCGATCGTGATTCACAGCAGAGATTCGATGCAGGATTGTATTGATATTGTGAAAGAACATCAGACCGGAACACTTCGTGGCATTTTTCATTGTTTTGGCGGATCATTAGATGAAGCAAAGCAAATTATGGATCTGGGCTTTCTGATGGGTATTGGCGGCGTGGTCACTTATAAGAAATCCGGATTGGCCGAAGTGCTGCCCTCCATCCCCTTGGAATACCTGGTGCTGGAAACAGATGCACCTTACCTTACTCCTGTTCCTTTCAGAGGTAAACGCAACGAGCCCTCCTACCTGAAATATGTTGTTACGAAAATGGCTGAAGCCATGAATATTTCAGTTGAAGAAATTGCAGCACAAACAACAAGCAACGCTCAAAAATTATTCGGTAGCTAA
- a CDS encoding polysaccharide deacetylase family protein codes for MFYIASTPWWLRILFPSDLTWSFPSKEKVLYLTFDDGPTPGATEFVLDELKKYNAHATFFCIGNNVQQHPDLYQRLFAEGHRVGNHTYDHLNGFHTKDELWLNNIKEAAKWIDSDLFRPPYGKIRSFPAKVLKESNPPFKIIMWSVLSADFDTNISPQKCFENVKKHTKPGSIIVFHDSEKAFSNLRFALPEVLKLFSGEGYRFEVIR; via the coding sequence ATGTTTTACATTGCATCAACACCGTGGTGGCTACGCATATTATTCCCGTCTGATCTTACGTGGAGTTTTCCTTCAAAAGAAAAAGTTTTATACTTAACATTCGATGATGGACCAACACCCGGTGCTACAGAATTTGTGTTAGATGAATTAAAAAAATACAATGCACACGCAACATTCTTTTGTATTGGTAACAATGTGCAGCAACATCCTGACTTATATCAACGTCTTTTTGCAGAAGGTCATCGTGTAGGCAATCATACATACGATCACTTAAATGGATTTCATACAAAAGATGAATTGTGGTTGAATAATATCAAAGAAGCCGCAAAATGGATCGATTCAGATCTTTTTCGCCCACCTTATGGAAAGATCAGAAGCTTTCCGGCAAAAGTGTTGAAGGAATCGAACCCTCCTTTCAAAATTATCATGTGGAGTGTGCTGAGTGCCGATTTCGATACCAATATCAGTCCGCAAAAATGTTTCGAAAATGTAAAAAAGCATACAAAACCGGGTAGTATCATCGTATTTCACGATAGTGAAAAAGCTTTTTCCAATCTGCGGTTTGCGCTGCCTGAAGTGTTGAAGTTATTTTCGGGTGAGGGTTACCGTTTTGAAGTAATACGCTAG
- a CDS encoding ARPP-1 family domain-containing protein, with product MKKHFCLLILILTCVATYAQTDFTFPSLVVEYDSAIVFRNLKLVPIKRIEQSKDRDYVSPNSISLKVGMAKGSVKLKERGNYMLDNINVLLIENNSGKDLVIKSGEIVMGGRQDRVFARDTILETGKQHLVPVYCIEENRWSEKEKKFFYRGTTGSGLQTIIDTAQNQTKVWDEIRRLLKQNNQTGSSSYAALLNNKKIADTSQQYIRYFLQALRSKDSSIVGIIASTGHKILGADVFISTSLFYQTLPGLLEKYCTEAVLTGTAASANHSRESVYTNEMLSPQTQNSFLSKKGKRFFYKNVLIQLTGFSHLY from the coding sequence ATGAAGAAACATTTCTGCCTGCTTATTTTAATTTTGACTTGTGTTGCCACGTATGCGCAGACTGATTTTACATTTCCTTCGCTTGTTGTGGAATATGACAGTGCCATCGTTTTCCGTAATCTGAAGCTGGTTCCTATCAAAAGAATCGAGCAATCAAAAGACAGGGACTATGTTTCTCCCAACTCTATTTCATTGAAAGTCGGTATGGCAAAAGGATCTGTGAAATTGAAAGAGCGGGGAAATTATATGCTGGATAACATCAATGTATTGTTGATTGAAAACAACAGTGGCAAAGATCTCGTGATCAAGAGTGGTGAAATAGTGATGGGCGGCCGGCAGGATCGGGTATTTGCCAGGGACACTATTCTTGAAACAGGCAAGCAACATCTTGTTCCTGTCTATTGTATTGAAGAAAACCGCTGGAGCGAAAAAGAAAAAAAGTTTTTCTATCGTGGTACAACAGGAAGTGGGCTCCAAACGATCATAGATACTGCACAAAATCAAACAAAGGTTTGGGATGAGATAAGACGTTTGCTGAAACAAAACAATCAAACAGGTTCTTCATCTTATGCAGCATTGTTGAATAACAAAAAAATTGCTGACACGTCACAACAATACATCCGTTATTTTCTGCAGGCATTGAGGAGTAAGGACAGCAGTATTGTGGGCATCATTGCTTCAACCGGTCATAAAATATTAGGTGCTGATGTTTTTATCAGTACGTCATTATTTTATCAAACATTACCGGGCTTGCTAGAAAAATATTGTACCGAAGCTGTACTTACAGGTACAGCTGCATCTGCAAATCATAGTCGTGAATCGGTCTATACCAACGAAATGCTTTCACCACAAACACAAAATTCATTTTTATCAAAGAAAGGAAAACGATTTTTTTATAAAAACGTATTGATTCAGTTAACCGGATTCTCTCATCTGTACTAA